The genome window ATTTAAAAAACTTGGCGATGCCTTAAGATCTAAATAATTAATTTTAGCAAATCTACTATGAAAAGCTCAATAAATTTGCCAGGAATCAAAATCAAAAAGAGATGCCTGTAGCATGTCAATAAACTTATATTTCTCAATAAAATCTTGAAAATTATGGCTAAATTTTGCTCCATAATAATTATTTCCGTCAGCATCAGTTATTCCAGAACCTACGCCAACAAGAATTGCATCAGCTTTCTTGATTATTTCTTTAATTTTTTTAGCTGATTCTTCAATTTGATTAAAAGTCTTCAAGGGCATCGAACTCGATTTGATCAATTTTTTTTGCTTTAAAAAGTCAATTTTCTTCTGGATTATGCGAGTTTAAAATCTTTGGATTTTTTAGTGCTGCTTCGTTAAACTCAATCACTTCACATTTCAAAGGTGTTTTTAATGAAAAAACAGTTTTTGAGGCTTCGATTTTAGCAAAAATCTCGTTTTTTTCAAATTTCTTTTTGTTAATAAACTTCAAAAAACCAATAGTTCCGAGGTCATCTTGGAGTTCCGCAGTTAAATAAACGGTGAAAATTTCATTATTTTGCTCGATTATCATAAAATTAGCAACTTTTTGCACAAAAAACCTCCTTATTTTTTAAGTATTAATTAAGATATTACCACAAAAACAATGTCTTTAATATTTTATTAACAACAAATCGGAAATAATTTAGGAATTTGAAAAGAATTTTTTTAATCTAACTATAAAAAACGTGTTAATTTAAAGATCTTTTTTGTTTTTTAGAGTATAATTAAATATAAAAAATTTAAACGGGGGTTTAGTATAATGGCAGTACTATGGACTCCAAACCCATCAGTAAAGGTTCGAATCCTTTAACCCCCGCCATTTTTTTTTTTTTTTTTAGCAATTATTTTCTGATTTTTTGGTCTAAAAAATGAAAAAATGAAATTAATTGTTAATTTAAAAATTTCTATTTTTTAAATCAAATAAATTTGAATTTAATTTATAAAAACTAAAATTTTGTGTGAGGAAAATGATGCAAACAAAATTTAAAGATAAAAAATATGATTTAGTTTCTTCATTGATTGAACCTGGTGAAACATTAAAATTTTCTGTTAGTGATACAAATTTTGATGTTGTTGACTTTGAATCCTTTGAAAAAACAACTGTAATTTCAATTTTTCCATCAATTAACACTAAAATTTGCGATTTTCAAACAGTTTCAATACGTGATTTGTCACGCAAATACCCTCAATTCCGATTTATTTCAGTTTCTTTAGATCTTCCTTCAGCGATTGGACAGTGAAAAAACGCTAATGCATCCGAAAATTTAGAAATATATTCAGACTACCGACTCCGTAGTTTTGGATTAGCAACTGGGTTCTTAATTAACGATGTTTTTTTATTAAACCGTGGTTACATTATTGTTGATCCCGAAGGTAAGGTTCTGGTTGTCGAGTCCAATTCAGATGTCCATGATCAAATTGACTTTGAAAAATTAGAAGAAGAACTTAAGAAACTTACCTAAATTTTTTATAAATTTAGAAATTTTTAAGTTAAAAATTAAATTTACCTATCAAAAAACAAAAAAATGCACACATTAGTTGTGCTATTTTTATATTAATAATTAACGTAAAAAAATAAAAAATGGTATAATTTTCTAGAACAAATAAAAACAGGAAAATAATGACTAACAATACAAAAATCCCCGCTGATTTAGCAAATGAACGCCCGTTTAAGGAGGGTGAGGCTTTTTGGTTAATTCAGGACTGAATTCCCATTTACGCGCTAACAATCGTTTTGGGGATGATTGCTTCAATTATTACAATTTATTTTTTTTGAAAGCGTGAAGGCTATAAATACGACTATTTAGCAGTGCTAATTTTCATCACAATTCCAGTTTCAATAATTGGCGCACGTTTTGGTTTTATTCTTGAACGTTTACTTGTTGGTGATTTTACCAATTTAAAAAACTGGTACAACATTCGCCACGGTGGACTTTCGATTCAATGAGGAGTAATTTTCCCGACAATCGCAAATTTATTGTATCTTTACAGAAAACGAAAAGAACTTGACTGACGAAAAGCATTTTCTTTCATTTTGCCAGCAGTTTTAATTGGCCAATTCATCGGAAGATGAGGAAATTTTACCAACCACGAAGTTTATGGATTTCTTGATCCCGAAGGTAAAACTGTTAACTGACTTGGAAGTTTCATCCGTAAAAATATGTTTATTAGTGATAAAATCGCGCCAAACGGACAGTTGCGAGTACCGCTATTTTTCTATGAAGGAATTGCTTCGCTTTTTGGTTATATCATTTTAGTTTGAATTTTAAACCTTTTTTCTTGACTAAAACCAGGATCAACCGGTGCTTTATACATTTTATATTACGGAATCGTTCGTTCTTCAATGGAATTTTTACGTCAGGAATCTTATTTATATTATTTCCTAATCGCAATTTTTATGATTATTGTTGGTCTTTTTCTTTTTATACGTTTCCAATTTTTTGCAAATTACTACCTAAAATTTGAAAACAAAAAGTTAAAAATCGCTTTTTTTGACAGATACTCAAAAGAAAAAAAGCGCTTTGCAGGTATAATAACTTGAACTCGTTGAAACCGTAATTTTTCAGAATTAAAAGAAACTAACAAAGAATTAGAACCAAAAAATGCTTAAAAAACTAGTTAAAAGTTGTACTAAAAAACAAAAGAAAAGCTAGATTTTTACTTGATAAATTTATTAGAAAATCGATATTTTTTGCCATTTTTACGATTTAAATATTATATAATTATTATAATATAGTTTCATAAAAAATATTTTGAAAGGGTTTTTGAAAATGGAAAGTTATTATGATGTAATAATTATTGGCGCTGGACCTGCAGGTTTAACGACTGCACTTTATGCTTCGCGCGGAAATTTAAAGGTTTTGATTTTAGAAAAAGGCGCTCCAGGTGGTAAATTAGTTTCACAATCAAAAATTGAAAATTGACCTGGTGATGAGATAATTGATGGCGCAACTTTAGCGCTTAGAATGTACAAACACCCTTTAAAATTTGGTGCAAAACACCGTTTTTGCGATGTCGACTACCTTGAGACAAATAGTGAATTTGAACATACAGTTTATTGCAAAGATGGCAAAACTTTTAACGGAAAATCCGTTGTTATCGCTTCTGGAATGGTTGAAAGAAAACC of Mesomycoplasma dispar contains these proteins:
- a CDS encoding prolipoprotein diacylglyceryl transferase codes for the protein MTNNTKIPADLANERPFKEGEAFWLIQDWIPIYALTIVLGMIASIITIYFFWKREGYKYDYLAVLIFITIPVSIIGARFGFILERLLVGDFTNLKNWYNIRHGGLSIQWGVIFPTIANLLYLYRKRKELDWRKAFSFILPAVLIGQFIGRWGNFTNHEVYGFLDPEGKTVNWLGSFIRKNMFISDKIAPNGQLRVPLFFYEGIASLFGYIILVWILNLFSWLKPGSTGALYILYYGIVRSSMEFLRQESYLYYFLIAIFMIIVGLFLFIRFQFFANYYLKFENKKLKIAFFDRYSKEKKRFAGIITWTRWNRNFSELKETNKELEPKNA
- a CDS encoding peroxiredoxin, producing MQTKFKDKKYDLVSSLIEPGETLKFSVSDTNFDVVDFESFEKTTVISIFPSINTKICDFQTVSIRDLSRKYPQFRFISVSLDLPSAIGQWKNANASENLEIYSDYRLRSFGLATGFLINDVFLLNRGYIIVDPEGKVLVVESNSDVHDQIDFEKLEEELKKLT
- a CDS encoding glycine cleavage system protein H, whose translation is MQKVANFMIIEQNNEIFTVYLTAELQDDLGTIGFLKFINKKKFEKNEIFAKIEASKTVFSLKTPLKCEVIEFNEAALKNPKILNSHNPEENWLFKAKKIDQIEFDALEDF